In Halovivax gelatinilyticus, the following are encoded in one genomic region:
- a CDS encoding class I SAM-dependent methyltransferase, translating to MTDHARRPTGWQLEQNASEAYERYLVPPMFAPWADQLVETSGISDGDRVLDVGCGTGIVARRAAPRVGTSGRVVGLDVNDGMLAVAEETATDSQPQIEWRRGDATDLPLPDEEFDAVCAQQSIQFVDDPTAAVEEIRRVLTPTGILTLSVWRPLEYHPAYAVLAEALERHVGDEAGTMMRSPFPDWNATDVRTLVLDAGFDDVSITVEIGSIRYPSVEAFVRREAASSPLSEPIAAVDRATRDDLLRDVEDEMRQYVDDDGIVSPMESYVVTATR from the coding sequence ATGACCGATCACGCGCGTCGTCCGACCGGCTGGCAACTCGAACAGAACGCCTCCGAAGCCTACGAGCGGTACCTGGTACCACCGATGTTCGCGCCGTGGGCCGACCAACTCGTCGAAACCAGCGGTATCAGTGACGGAGACCGGGTCCTGGACGTCGGCTGTGGAACCGGTATCGTCGCCCGCCGGGCCGCACCCCGTGTCGGGACGAGTGGACGCGTCGTCGGACTCGACGTCAACGACGGCATGCTCGCAGTCGCGGAAGAAACCGCGACCGACAGCCAACCACAGATCGAGTGGCGACGGGGCGACGCGACCGACCTCCCGCTTCCCGACGAAGAGTTCGACGCCGTCTGTGCGCAGCAATCGATTCAGTTCGTCGACGACCCGACCGCTGCCGTCGAAGAAATCAGGCGAGTGCTCACTCCAACCGGAATTCTGACACTCAGCGTCTGGCGGCCCCTCGAGTACCACCCCGCGTACGCGGTGCTAGCCGAGGCCTTAGAGCGACACGTCGGCGACGAAGCCGGGACGATGATGCGCTCTCCGTTCCCCGACTGGAACGCAACCGACGTGCGAACCCTCGTTCTGGATGCGGGATTCGACGACGTATCGATCACCGTCGAGATCGGCTCCATCCGCTATCCGTCCGTCGAGGCGTTCGTTCGACGCGAAGCGGCGAGCTCCCCGCTTTCCGAACCGATCGCGGCCGTCGACCGAGCCACCCGAGACGACCTCCTCCGAGACGTCGAAGACGAGATGAGACAGTACGTCGACGACGACGGAATCGTCTCGCCGATGGAATCCTACGTCGTCACCGCAACCCGATAG
- a CDS encoding metal-dependent hydrolase has product MWPLGHLAVAYLLYALARRVRSLGPPLVLPVVALAIGSQFPDLVDKPLAWYLGALPTGRTLAHSLLVLVPVSIVVYAATRRLGRSELGVAFAIGALSHALVDALPALWGAGEARFLLWPVLSVEPYETGVPSIAELFRQSLGDPYFLSEFVLAAIALYVWRGHGYPGTEPVIARIQRTFGHRT; this is encoded by the coding sequence ATGTGGCCGCTCGGACACCTCGCCGTCGCTTACCTCCTGTACGCCCTCGCGCGCCGAGTTCGCTCGCTGGGCCCGCCGCTCGTGCTGCCCGTCGTCGCGCTCGCGATCGGAAGCCAGTTTCCAGATCTTGTCGACAAGCCCCTCGCGTGGTACCTCGGTGCGCTCCCGACTGGCCGGACGCTCGCTCACTCGCTACTCGTCCTCGTTCCGGTCTCGATCGTCGTCTACGCGGCGACTCGACGCCTCGGCCGATCCGAACTCGGCGTCGCGTTCGCCATCGGCGCGCTCTCGCACGCCCTCGTCGACGCGCTACCCGCCCTCTGGGGAGCGGGCGAGGCGAGATTCCTGCTGTGGCCCGTGCTGTCGGTCGAACCCTACGAGACGGGGGTTCCCTCGATAGCTGAACTGTTCAGACAGTCGCTCGGCGATCCCTACTTCCTCTCCGAGTTCGTCCTGGCGGCGATCGCCCTCTACGTCTGGCGCGGCCACGGCTATCCCGGAACGGAGCCCGTCATCGCCCGGATACAGCGCACGTTCGGCCACCGGACGTGA
- a CDS encoding GNAT family N-acetyltransferase: MQIRRLSSDDAAVARYVEELWIPYHRDMGAVVESHELVEDEDTVREVTEYLAGGLDSSERYLWIAIEGASDPFARIDTIDGTFAGFLLGAVESSPPTFDWPDRFLIGDLFVRESYRGSGLAETLLARAADQAREDGCSELALDVDVDNERARAFYEKMGFETERHRMRLATAQV; this comes from the coding sequence ATGCAGATACGTCGCTTGTCTTCGGATGACGCGGCCGTCGCTCGGTACGTCGAGGAACTGTGGATTCCGTATCACCGGGACATGGGTGCGGTCGTCGAGTCCCACGAGCTCGTCGAAGACGAAGATACCGTACGCGAGGTAACCGAGTACCTGGCGGGCGGTCTCGACTCGAGCGAGCGCTACTTGTGGATCGCGATCGAAGGGGCAAGCGATCCGTTCGCCCGAATCGATACCATCGACGGGACGTTCGCCGGGTTTTTGCTGGGTGCCGTGGAGTCTTCGCCGCCGACGTTCGACTGGCCAGACCGGTTCTTAATTGGCGATCTCTTCGTTCGAGAGTCCTATCGCGGATCTGGATTGGCCGAGACGCTCCTCGCGCGCGCCGCCGATCAGGCCCGTGAGGACGGCTGTTCGGAACTGGCGCTGGATGTGGACGTGGACAACGAGCGAGCGCGTGCGTTCTACGAGAAGATGGGCTTCGAGACGGAACGGCATCGAATGCGGCTTGCGACAGCGCAGGTGTGA
- a CDS encoding helix-turn-helix transcriptional regulator, with translation MNSPTDDIEFLVSSAHRIGVLEALADGPRDRTDLRAETGASAPTMGRILADFQDRHWIERDGTTYRITDLGAYVADQFGQFQRAMAYQRRLREVWPWLPHDIDGFSVELFTDVVVSHPGPGYPFTPIERLTECLEATRTMSGFGMALLKSGNLTEFFDQIRTGLECEYIYPPTVLDDLLSWDEETVVETVTQPNYTVFVHDDLPLDDRCGICLFDDRVSLCCYDPNTGALQALVDTESDDLRAWARSHYEQLRNEARTIDDETDLQSVEPFH, from the coding sequence ATGAATTCGCCCACAGACGATATCGAGTTTCTGGTCAGTTCGGCCCACCGGATCGGCGTACTCGAAGCGCTAGCCGACGGTCCGCGCGATCGGACCGACCTCCGCGCCGAAACGGGCGCATCCGCGCCGACCATGGGCCGAATCCTCGCTGACTTTCAGGATCGCCACTGGATCGAACGAGACGGAACGACCTACCGAATTACCGACCTGGGGGCGTACGTCGCCGATCAATTTGGGCAGTTTCAGCGCGCGATGGCCTACCAGCGGCGACTCCGCGAGGTATGGCCGTGGCTCCCGCACGATATCGACGGATTTAGCGTCGAATTATTCACCGACGTGGTGGTTTCTCACCCCGGACCCGGCTATCCGTTCACGCCCATCGAACGGCTCACCGAGTGTCTCGAAGCGACGAGAACGATGTCCGGATTCGGTATGGCGCTTCTCAAATCGGGAAATTTAACCGAGTTCTTCGATCAGATCCGAACCGGTCTGGAGTGTGAGTACATCTACCCGCCCACCGTGTTAGACGATCTACTCTCGTGGGACGAAGAGACGGTCGTAGAGACGGTGACACAACCAAACTACACCGTCTTCGTACACGACGACCTCCCGCTCGACGACCGGTGTGGCATCTGCCTGTTCGACGATCGCGTCAGTCTCTGCTGTTACGACCCGAACACGGGTGCCTTACAGGCGCTCGTCGACACCGAAAGCGACGACCTTCGGGCGTGGGCGCGGTCGCACTACGAACAGCTCCGAAACGAGGCCAGAACGATCGACGACGAAACCGACCTTCAATCGGTCGAACCGTTTCACTGA
- a CDS encoding LUD domain-containing protein: protein MPDEYFTKDDFDDALDIEAETFDQVPDDETVERVISNVEDRNIAVSVFDEPDAAVEHLEAQLSGAETVNNGHSTTLKEIGFVDVLEAEDGFEYVGNRIAEIDDDDERFEARRNAMTVDLLFDSVNAIAESGELIGANALGNGVGAWPFGAKRLILVGSTNKIEPSWAAAVERVREYALPLEDARAEEVYGQGSTVGKLVSIERETVDDRTELVLLDDRYGF from the coding sequence ATGCCGGACGAGTACTTCACGAAGGACGATTTCGACGACGCCCTCGATATCGAGGCGGAGACATTCGACCAGGTACCAGATGACGAGACCGTAGAGCGGGTGATCTCGAACGTCGAAGATCGCAATATCGCAGTCAGCGTGTTCGACGAGCCAGACGCGGCGGTCGAACACCTCGAAGCGCAGCTTTCGGGAGCCGAGACGGTGAACAACGGTCACTCGACGACGCTGAAGGAGATCGGGTTCGTCGACGTGTTAGAGGCCGAAGACGGGTTCGAGTACGTCGGCAACCGGATCGCCGAGATCGACGACGATGACGAGCGCTTCGAGGCGCGGCGAAACGCGATGACGGTAGACCTGTTGTTCGACAGCGTGAACGCGATCGCCGAGAGCGGCGAACTGATCGGTGCGAACGCGCTCGGCAACGGCGTCGGCGCGTGGCCCTTCGGAGCGAAGCGACTCATTCTCGTCGGCAGTACGAACAAGATCGAACCCAGCTGGGCGGCCGCCGTCGAGCGCGTCAGGGAGTACGCCCTGCCACTAGAGGACGCCCGGGCTGAAGAGGTATACGGCCAGGGCAGCACCGTCGGGAAGCTAGTTAGCATCGAGCGCGAGACAGTCGACGACCGAACAGAGCTCGTGTTGCTCGACGACCGGTACGGGTTCTGA
- a CDS encoding CARDB domain-containing protein — MVIAGQLDSDSESAQSLLDFPMDIGALQDKLDEDGLENLNENVTFEEIDSINEFDGEDTTINFTPEEYEEFGDGAGQYVVMVTVTEDGTGFSASDGDLAVNGHSALVGADGLLVQSESSEVSVEDIEPGDTASFDVGTTFDGEVHHGVALYHKETFENSETIINVTEAPSTDFSSEDVIFEPEIGEVYGVADLDEDAPLIGSAIEPTSVSGTYAVTDVLSFVAGEFDQDEPTVDPGDESLDASVTTLSADGDATVDIETLEDWAEGEYQWVHVAATEDGEQIATSEGTIEIEEDSPGVIPPPPPDPPEASFEIVKTGASATELGADESVELTATVQNTGDASGTTTLEFTRDGEVIHTETVSLDAGEDKSVTVSDAPGAGTYDYAVNGESIATVTFEDDTEPPEPEPAKFVTGNAFVSDTEVETGESIDVTATIVNEGGEAGTHTAELFVDGEAVDSTTISLGPGEEETVSFTHTFDDEGEYEIAINDATIGTVTVEDDDGIPGFGPVAALLAISLTLLVARRRLD, encoded by the coding sequence GTGGTAATCGCTGGACAGCTCGATTCTGACTCCGAAAGCGCCCAGTCTCTACTCGACTTCCCGATGGACATCGGGGCACTTCAGGACAAGCTCGACGAAGACGGCCTAGAGAATCTGAACGAAAACGTCACGTTCGAAGAAATTGATTCGATCAACGAATTCGATGGCGAGGATACCACGATAAACTTCACTCCCGAAGAATACGAGGAATTCGGTGACGGTGCCGGTCAGTACGTCGTCATGGTCACCGTGACCGAGGATGGAACCGGCTTCTCCGCATCTGATGGCGACCTCGCCGTCAACGGTCACTCCGCCCTCGTCGGCGCCGACGGCCTGCTCGTCCAGTCCGAATCCTCCGAGGTGAGCGTCGAAGACATCGAACCCGGCGACACCGCCTCCTTCGACGTCGGAACCACCTTCGACGGCGAGGTCCACCACGGCGTCGCGCTCTACCACAAGGAAACGTTCGAAAACAGCGAAACCATCATCAACGTCACCGAAGCCCCGAGTACGGACTTCAGCTCCGAGGACGTCATCTTCGAGCCCGAGATCGGCGAGGTGTACGGCGTCGCCGACCTCGACGAGGACGCGCCACTGATCGGCTCGGCGATCGAACCGACGAGCGTCTCCGGCACCTACGCGGTGACCGACGTCCTCTCGTTCGTCGCCGGCGAGTTCGATCAGGACGAACCGACCGTCGACCCCGGTGACGAGAGCCTCGACGCCTCCGTCACCACCCTCAGCGCCGACGGCGACGCCACCGTCGACATCGAAACGCTCGAAGACTGGGCCGAGGGCGAGTACCAGTGGGTCCACGTCGCCGCCACCGAAGACGGCGAACAGATCGCGACGAGTGAAGGGACGATCGAGATCGAAGAAGACTCGCCGGGAGTCATCCCGCCACCGCCGCCGGACCCGCCTGAAGCCTCCTTCGAGATCGTCAAGACCGGCGCCTCCGCGACCGAACTCGGCGCCGACGAGTCGGTCGAACTCACGGCGACCGTCCAGAACACCGGCGACGCCTCCGGCACGACGACGCTCGAGTTCACCCGCGACGGCGAGGTCATCCACACCGAGACCGTCTCGCTCGACGCCGGCGAAGACAAGAGCGTCACCGTCTCCGACGCGCCCGGCGCGGGCACCTACGACTACGCGGTCAACGGCGAATCGATCGCCACCGTCACCTTCGAAGACGACACCGAGCCACCGGAACCCGAACCCGCGAAGTTCGTCACCGGTAACGCCTTCGTGAGCGACACCGAGGTCGAGACCGGCGAATCGATCGACGTGACGGCGACGATCGTCAACGAGGGCGGCGAGGCCGGCACTCACACCGCCGAACTGTTCGTCGACGGTGAGGCCGTCGACTCGACGACTATCAGCCTCGGACCCGGCGAAGAGGAAACGGTCTCGTTCACCCACACGTTCGACGACGAAGGCGAGTACGAGATCGCCATCAACGACGCCACCATCGGAACCGTCACCGTCGAAGACGACGACGGAATCCCCGGCTTCGGACCCGTCGCCGCACTGCTCGCCATCTCGCTAACGCTGCTCGTCGCCCGCCGGCGTCTCGACTAA
- a CDS encoding NAD-dependent epimerase/dehydratase family protein: protein MRTRNEEPDAESVDTVGTAPTVTPPPELRERAVLVTGGAGFIGSKIAAALSPVADVTVYDSFESGDREAVPDGASVVRADVRDEEALESAVAAADVVFHEAAVVSVERSIETPRESHAVNAQATLALLDAARRHDTRVVIASSAAIYGQPASVPIAEPDPKRPTSPYGLEKLAADRYATLYHDLYGVETVALRYFNVYGPGQSGGDYAGVIRVFVEQALSGGPITVHGEGDQTRDFVAVDDVVRANLAAATTDRVGRAYNVATGRSISIAELAEIIREAAGSDADIVYTDPRAGDIERSEADVSRAVEELGFEATVPIEEGIRETVEWYRRQSAGE from the coding sequence ATGCGAACTCGGAACGAAGAACCTGACGCCGAATCCGTCGACACAGTCGGAACCGCACCGACGGTGACCCCGCCACCCGAACTGCGAGAACGCGCGGTGCTCGTCACCGGCGGGGCGGGCTTCATCGGCTCGAAGATCGCGGCGGCGCTCTCGCCGGTCGCCGACGTCACGGTCTACGACTCGTTCGAGTCGGGCGATCGCGAGGCGGTGCCCGACGGGGCGTCGGTCGTACGGGCGGACGTTCGCGACGAGGAGGCGCTCGAGTCGGCCGTCGCCGCGGCCGACGTGGTCTTTCACGAGGCGGCCGTCGTCAGCGTCGAGCGGTCGATCGAGACGCCCCGAGAGAGTCACGCGGTCAACGCGCAAGCTACACTCGCACTACTCGACGCGGCGCGACGCCACGATACGCGCGTCGTTATCGCCTCGTCGGCGGCGATCTACGGCCAGCCAGCGTCGGTGCCGATCGCCGAACCCGATCCGAAACGGCCGACGTCGCCCTACGGGCTCGAAAAGCTCGCCGCGGACCGCTACGCGACCCTCTATCACGACCTCTACGGCGTCGAGACCGTCGCGCTTCGCTACTTCAACGTCTACGGCCCCGGCCAGAGCGGGGGCGATTACGCGGGCGTCATCCGCGTCTTCGTCGAACAGGCGCTCTCGGGCGGTCCGATCACCGTCCACGGCGAGGGCGACCAGACCCGCGACTTCGTCGCCGTCGACGACGTCGTCCGGGCGAACCTCGCCGCCGCGACGACCGACCGCGTCGGACGGGCGTACAACGTCGCCACCGGCCGCTCGATCTCGATCGCCGAACTCGCCGAGATCATCCGCGAGGCCGCCGGATCGGACGCCGATATCGTCTACACCGACCCGCGTGCGGGCGATATCGAACGCTCCGAAGCCGACGTCTCGCGGGCCGTCGAGGAACTGGGTTTCGAAGCGACCGTCCCCATCGAGGAAGGCATCCGCGAGACCGTCGAGTGGTACCGCCGGCAATCGGCCGGCGAGTGA
- a CDS encoding ABC transporter permease: MADRRPRRDGRSRDEAGRLRSLPRRLRAIVGLAWGDLTYASGRSLLAVFGVALAVLTLVLLGGASAGVLDTGAQQFEQADRDLWLTGEAIGLTVAGGGGFEATVHDSHDLAAEIEARDDVSTAAPMAFQTLYVGTESDELETVVATGVPGGGSAISIADGEGFSGPDTHYADGAYDGPLSGQLLVDEATADRFDLEVGDDVYLGGSLSTARQTRYEVVGTSETFSSFLGTATVTLRTSELQTLSGTAGTDAATMIAITVDDDADVAAVREDLQAAHPEYAIRTNEEQLEAVIGHQTAIFVGAGLLAGVAVLTGAALTATLLSLHVYLRRETFRTLGAIGISRRTIAGMVMVQGGLIGLGGWLIGIALAYPAASGLNALVARIVGYEGLVTVPSIAISASGVIALGLGTLAATIAVWRLPDPASSTQGG, translated from the coding sequence GTGGCTGACCGACGGCCGCGAAGGGACGGCAGATCGCGAGACGAAGCGGGCCGGCTTCGATCACTGCCCAGACGCCTCCGGGCGATCGTCGGTCTCGCCTGGGGCGACCTCACCTACGCCAGCGGTCGCTCGCTCCTCGCCGTGTTCGGCGTGGCGCTGGCCGTGCTCACGTTGGTCCTGCTCGGCGGCGCGAGCGCCGGCGTCCTCGATACTGGCGCCCAGCAGTTCGAACAGGCCGACCGCGACCTCTGGCTCACGGGTGAGGCGATCGGCCTGACGGTCGCCGGCGGCGGTGGATTCGAGGCGACGGTGCACGACTCACACGACCTCGCCGCCGAAATCGAAGCGCGCGACGACGTCTCGACGGCGGCCCCGATGGCGTTTCAGACGCTCTACGTCGGGACGGAGTCTGACGAGCTAGAGACCGTCGTCGCGACCGGCGTCCCCGGCGGCGGGAGTGCAATCTCCATCGCCGACGGCGAGGGCTTTTCGGGACCGGATACCCACTACGCCGACGGCGCCTACGACGGGCCGCTCTCGGGTCAACTGCTCGTCGACGAGGCGACCGCCGACCGGTTCGACCTCGAAGTCGGCGACGACGTCTACCTCGGCGGCTCGCTCTCGACCGCCCGCCAGACCCGCTACGAAGTCGTCGGCACCTCCGAAACGTTCAGTTCGTTTCTCGGAACCGCGACGGTGACGCTCCGAACGAGCGAACTCCAGACCCTCTCGGGGACCGCCGGCACCGACGCCGCGACGATGATCGCCATCACCGTCGACGACGACGCGGACGTTGCGGCCGTCCGCGAAGACCTCCAGGCCGCCCATCCCGAGTACGCGATCCGGACGAACGAAGAGCAGCTAGAGGCGGTCATCGGCCACCAGACCGCCATCTTCGTCGGCGCCGGACTGCTCGCCGGCGTCGCCGTCCTCACCGGCGCCGCGCTGACCGCGACGCTTCTCTCCCTGCACGTCTACCTGCGCCGCGAGACGTTCCGAACGCTCGGCGCCATCGGTATCTCGCGACGGACGATCGCCGGCATGGTGATGGTCCAGGGCGGCCTCATCGGGCTGGGCGGCTGGCTGATCGGCATCGCCCTGGCCTACCCCGCGGCGTCGGGGCTCAACGCCCTGGTCGCCCGGATCGTCGGCTACGAGGGACTCGTTACCGTGCCGTCGATCGCCATCTCGGCCTCGGGAGTCATCGCCCTCGGACTCGGGACGCTCGCCGCGACGATCGCCGTCTGGCGACTCCCCGACCCGGCCTCGTCGACGCAGGGTGGCTGA
- a CDS encoding ABC transporter ATP-binding protein, with the protein MTRQASSARSNPRDDPADDALVRADGVGKRYRRSAGSRLSRLRSGTAAEAPIVAAVDDVSLTIRRGEIVGIAGPSGSGKSTLLSMLAGLTRPDDGSVTAVGTDLATCSSRELTRHRLRHVGFVFQDFRLFESFSARTNVALPLVELGVRTDRRRERATNLLESVGLGDRIDHRPAQLSGGERQRVAIARALVTEPALLIADEPTGELDAETGADVLAILREHATDRGVVLATHDESILESVDRVVRLRDGRRVDRDRADAIRTA; encoded by the coding sequence ATGACCCGACAGGCATCATCCGCCCGCTCGAACCCCCGCGACGACCCGGCCGACGACGCCCTCGTCCGCGCCGACGGCGTCGGAAAGCGGTATCGACGATCGGCTGGTTCCCGCCTGTCGCGACTCCGATCGGGTACCGCGGCCGAAGCGCCGATCGTCGCCGCCGTCGACGACGTCTCGCTGACGATCCGTCGGGGCGAAATCGTCGGAATCGCCGGCCCGAGCGGGAGCGGAAAGTCGACGCTGCTTTCGATGCTTGCCGGGCTCACCCGGCCGGACGACGGATCCGTCACGGCCGTAGGAACCGACCTCGCGACCTGTAGCTCGCGAGAACTCACCCGGCACCGGCTCCGACACGTCGGCTTCGTCTTCCAGGACTTCCGTCTGTTCGAGTCGTTTTCCGCCCGAACGAACGTCGCGTTGCCGCTGGTCGAACTCGGCGTTCGCACGGATCGGCGACGCGAGCGAGCGACGAACCTGCTCGAGTCGGTCGGGCTGGGAGATCGAATCGACCACCGACCGGCCCAGCTCTCCGGCGGCGAGCGCCAGCGCGTCGCCATCGCCCGCGCGCTCGTCACCGAACCCGCGCTGCTCATCGCCGACGAACCGACCGGCGAACTCGACGCCGAGACCGGCGCCGACGTGCTGGCGATTCTACGGGAACACGCCACGGACCGCGGGGTCGTCCTCGCGACCCACGACGAATCGATCCTCGAGTCGGTCGATCGGGTCGTCCGGCTCCGGGACGGCCGGCGAGTCGACCGCGACCGAGCCGACGCGATTCGAACCGCATGA
- a CDS encoding ABC transporter permease: MSDDASDRPSKSRGRLATWTRRRIGWWRLGARRTWTRLRQTAPRRTLAAIGGVAIAVSLLLVVSALSLGMVGPATGIGGEEYWVSPEDDASSPLVATDGPQFGSVTEGADRLRSVDGVDAVTPVRTDVVRTDRGEFVVAVGLDPSAGIDLYGIDPSPLASAPDGVVVSDGAASRLDVRAGETVSIGERDRTVADVGGADGLASASPLVVFELSQLQDLLDADDTADQFVVRGSGVDTDELEAVYPESEVSSSDELAMGRLGEADLPLALSVAALVVSILVGTIFVSVTTAMDVLADRRELGTLAAIGVPRRRRRGLFVVQALALATVGGLVGTAIGVATIRGGNALTRTVTGFEAPLAFHPLFLGYGLVVAWVIACCSLPSVAIAIRQLETGGDLRG; the protein is encoded by the coding sequence ATGAGCGACGACGCGTCCGATCGTCCGTCGAAATCGAGGGGACGATTGGCCACGTGGACCCGGCGGCGGATCGGCTGGTGGCGACTTGGCGCCCGGCGAACCTGGACGAGACTCCGGCAGACGGCACCGCGGCGCACTCTCGCGGCCATCGGGGGCGTCGCGATCGCCGTCTCGCTCTTGCTCGTCGTCTCCGCGCTCTCGCTCGGAATGGTCGGCCCCGCGACCGGGATCGGCGGCGAGGAGTACTGGGTGAGCCCTGAAGACGACGCCAGCTCGCCGCTCGTGGCGACCGACGGACCCCAGTTCGGCTCGGTGACCGAGGGCGCTGACCGACTCAGATCGGTAGACGGCGTCGACGCGGTCACGCCGGTTCGCACCGACGTGGTTCGGACCGATCGCGGCGAGTTCGTCGTCGCGGTCGGGCTCGATCCGTCGGCCGGAATCGACCTCTACGGGATCGATCCGTCGCCGCTCGCGTCCGCACCGGACGGAGTGGTGGTGAGCGACGGAGCCGCCTCGCGTCTCGACGTCCGCGCCGGCGAGACCGTCTCGATCGGTGAGCGCGACCGCACGGTCGCCGACGTCGGCGGCGCGGACGGCCTGGCCAGCGCCAGCCCGCTCGTCGTGTTCGAACTGAGCCAGTTACAGGACCTCCTCGACGCCGACGACACGGCGGACCAGTTCGTCGTTCGGGGCTCCGGCGTCGATACGGACGAACTCGAGGCCGTCTACCCGGAGAGCGAGGTCAGTTCCAGCGACGAACTCGCGATGGGGAGACTCGGCGAGGCCGACCTGCCGCTCGCGCTCTCCGTGGCCGCCCTCGTGGTATCGATCCTCGTCGGGACGATCTTCGTCTCCGTCACGACCGCGATGGACGTCCTCGCCGATCGGCGAGAACTCGGAACGCTCGCCGCGATCGGCGTTCCGCGGCGACGACGGCGAGGCCTGTTCGTCGTTCAGGCGCTGGCTCTTGCGACGGTCGGCGGGCTCGTCGGGACCGCTATCGGCGTCGCTACCATCCGCGGTGGAAACGCGCTCACACGGACGGTGACGGGCTTCGAAGCCCCGCTCGCGTTCCACCCGCTCTTTCTCGGCTACGGGTTGGTCGTCGCGTGGGTGATCGCGTGCTGTTCGCTGCCGAGCGTCGCGATCGCGATACGACAGCTAGAGACGGGCGGTGATCTCCGTGGCTGA
- the uppS gene encoding polyprenyl diphosphate synthase: protein MLGRFRRRLGAYYERLLQRELDGPDRAPTHVAVIQDGNRRYARRKGEAATAGHRAGAETTERVLEWCQDVGVSELTLYAFSTENFNRPPDERAALFDLLCEKLREFADADRVHENDVCIRALGDVERLPERVQEAIEYAESRTAQYDRFVLNVALAYGGRNELLTAARSVAGDVERGDLDPDDIDVEAIERRLYERPVRDVDLIIRTGGDERTSNFLPWHANGNEAAVYFCTPHWPAFSRADFLRAVRTYEHRERSWRRTRARRALALLKAVGEPELAEARAVFSRFRDSLPKTERAGALDVAPEGVGPNRVANDHRDGRDADRPE, encoded by the coding sequence ATGCTCGGCCGGTTTCGGCGGCGACTCGGGGCGTACTACGAGCGCCTGCTCCAGCGCGAACTCGACGGGCCCGATCGAGCGCCCACGCACGTCGCCGTGATTCAGGACGGAAATCGGCGCTACGCGAGGCGCAAGGGCGAGGCCGCGACCGCCGGTCACCGCGCCGGAGCCGAGACCACCGAACGCGTCCTCGAGTGGTGTCAGGACGTCGGCGTCTCGGAACTCACCCTCTACGCGTTTTCGACCGAGAACTTCAACCGACCGCCCGACGAGCGAGCGGCGTTGTTCGACTTACTCTGTGAGAAACTCCGGGAGTTCGCCGACGCCGACCGCGTCCACGAGAACGACGTCTGCATTCGCGCGCTCGGCGACGTCGAGCGACTTCCAGAGCGCGTCCAGGAGGCCATCGAGTACGCCGAGTCGCGAACCGCGCAGTACGACCGGTTCGTGCTCAACGTCGCGTTGGCCTACGGCGGCCGAAACGAACTGCTCACCGCCGCCCGGAGCGTCGCCGGCGACGTCGAACGCGGCGACCTGGATCCGGACGACATCGACGTCGAAGCGATCGAGCGGCGACTCTACGAGCGGCCGGTCCGCGACGTCGACCTCATCATCCGCACCGGCGGCGACGAGCGCACCTCGAACTTCCTGCCATGGCACGCCAACGGCAACGAAGCCGCCGTCTACTTCTGTACGCCCCACTGGCCCGCCTTCTCCCGGGCCGACTTCCTGCGCGCGGTCAGGACGTACGAACACCGCGAGCGGTCCTGGCGTCGGACGCGCGCTCGCCGCGCGCTCGCGCTATTAAAGGCCGTCGGCGAACCCGAACTCGCGGAGGCGAGAGCGGTCTTCAGCCGGTTTCGAGATTCGCTTCCGAAGACCGAACGCGCGGGTGCGCTCGACGTCGCGCCGGAAGGAGTCGGCCCCAATCGCGTCGCGAACGATCACCGCGACGGACGAGACGCCGATCGGCCCGAGTGA